The proteins below come from a single Saimiri boliviensis isolate mSaiBol1 chromosome 16, mSaiBol1.pri, whole genome shotgun sequence genomic window:
- the MAB21L1 gene encoding putative nucleotidyltransferase MAB21L1: MIAAQAKLVYHLNKYYNEKCQARKAAIAKTIREVCKVVSDVLKEVEVQEPRFISSLNEMDNRYEGLEVISPTEFEVVLYLNQMGVFNFVDDGSLPGCAVLKLSDGRKRSMSLWVEFITASGYLSARKIRSRFQTLVAQAVDKCSYRDVVKMVADTSEVKLRIRDRYVVQITPAFKCTGIWPRSAAHWPLPHIPWPGPNRVAEVKAEGFNLLSKECHSLAGKQSSAESDAWVLQFAEAENRLQMGGCRKKCLSILKTLRDRHLELPGQPLNNYHMKTLVSYECEKHPRESDWDESCLGDRLNGILLQLISCLQCRRCPHYFLPNLDLFQGKPHSALENAAKQTWRLAREILTNPKSLEKL; encoded by the coding sequence ATGATCGCGGCCCAGGCCAAGCTGGTCTACCATCTGAATAAATACTACAACGAAAAATGCCAAGCCAGGAAAGCTGCCATTGCCAAAACTATCCGGGAAGTCTGCAAAGTAGTTTCCGACGTACTGAAGGAAGTGGAAGTGCAGGAGCCGCGTTTCATCAGCTCTCTCAACGAGATGGACAATCGCTATGAGGGCCTCGAGGTCATCTCCCCCACCGAATTTGAAGTGGTGCTTTATCTCAACCAAATGGGGGTGTTCAACTTCGTGGACGATGGCTCGCTGCCCGGCTGCGCGGTGCTGAAGTTGAGCGACGGGCGCAAGAGGAGCATGTCCCTCTGGGTGGAATTCATTACCGCCTCCGGCTACCTCTCGGCGCGCAAAATCCGGTCCAGGTTTCAGACGCTGGTGGCTCAAGCAGTAGACAAATGTAGCTACAGGGATGTGGTAAAGATGGTGGCAGACACCAGCGAAGTGAAACTGAGAATCCGAGATAGGTACGTGGTGCAGATCACGCCGGCCTTTAAATGCACCGGGATCTGGCCGAGGAGTGCTGCCCACTGGCCACTTCCCCACATACCCTGGCCGGGACCCAACCGGGTGGCGGAGGTCAAGGCGGAAGGTTTCAATCTCTTGTCCAAGGAGTGCCACTCCCTGGCCGGCAAGCAGAGCTCGGCGGAGAGCGACGCCTGGGTGCTGCAGTTCGCGGAGGCAGAGAACAGACTGCAGATGGGGGGCTGCAGAAAGAAGTGCCTCTCCATCCTCAAAACCTTAAGGGATCGTCACCTTGAACTGCCGGGCCAGCCCTTGAACAATTACCACATGAAGACTCTGGTTTCCTACGAGTGTGAAAAGCATCCCCGGGAGTCGGACTGGGACGAGTCCTGCTTGGGTGATCGGCTGAACGGGATTTTGCTGCAACTAATCTCCTGCCTGCAGTGCCGGCGGTGTCCCCACTACTTTCTACCAAACTTAGATCTGTTTCAAGGCAAACCTCACTCAGCTCTGGAAAACGCTGCCAAACAAACGTGGCGACTGGCAAGAGAGATCCTGACCAACCCGAAAAGTTTGGAAAAACTTTAG